In Acropora muricata isolate sample 2 chromosome 11, ASM3666990v1, whole genome shotgun sequence, one DNA window encodes the following:
- the LOC136890670 gene encoding uncharacterized protein isoform X1, whose product MGDKEHVMEPSKHQHSLDEYGVGDEKKKELCQPSPEDKKPPQLSFKLKKPVDLPKSTETWNDDHLPIDILLLTAESSDFLNCFSFLDQPFKSYNVEIGVVYFGRIGDVSDQEKLKVALMKCSIGAATPLGSSTVVQKAVRVLGPKAVISVGTCISLGLEKARIGDVVISSRLTTTGGFKTPASPRLGNLAQDAPNGWEAPLKHPDEREITVHCNGDILSLSLREKCQSMNICEEYPEAIAIETEGEGVYAAAYDANIDWVIVKGVASYFHQSQSATSEWMSFASAMAASVVAKILNDPVVFREWPHCNQVRLSSSKSEKKKQETRVKRERKNDEEKPIHPLGTTTPKRQRENAAIPETDREISNVVEFLKKEYNRRADFSPLPWSKGMKLKLKEVYTKLRVVSKGEAEGSEIDVDDIFGSSEEDNDPLVLVEGSPGIGKTTFCLKLAHDWANGAMPGNFPSFKLVFLLKCRDIIKDVVEDIFEQLLPEDRKEKTKEALDNFLEDLNNQKQTLIILDGLDELPDQSEDRVNKVLRRKKLSFCYVLATTRQEKGIYTREQFKFNICLAIEGFSEENSFEYIRKHFRRLGAEHSSKGERLIEEIEENPLLDDIRINPLNLLLLCVVYEDHEGSLPSSSTDLYQTIVRCLLRRYCAREELKAAEKDEDLDKQFELPILALGELAWKCLLSDRLSFYEDELEEFERSNENIVARRLGLVYKEESLKRLKPRHAYSFLHKTFQEYIAAAHIAHKFRGNEFQMLKQMLFPESESWKFKQVFVFVCGILGEEANIVFEQIGNMLQKQWDWSKCEWSTASFFVDSWKETGNAQRMAKTLCSFLPFPRLLPLLGIEHGEALCDILKECAEFPEEMTVAEVHISQFTLGDRALDLLKLPGLKSLILYESIDSEEVEYLNKTFLEKLTFALFSDTWYAVSEVPDFGLSSVRLKICGSLGSSSLQEVENLLLNKCLCSVSITVCGDVEESLLEALAKGLAGESAVKFLDLCINGNFSFRGASLLEQVILRNRSLTNIKVSVNGEPPENWQAVSKSLRAQFAEKANLSEIYPNTLSKMKDSQVTHLSRFLSKTDLKQKLATLNVWGELSGDGCKAVCEVLLPTPLSHLTLNIHGQLTDEMLRYIARFDEEHEKLSPITINAWVEVTEKENKLIKELGLDKNPSFSLNVCGTSAPSKESSDSKVFSRDEPQCLIAFSEKATKGPSKFAEDTSQKSLTIKINELEDGLGEGLAGNTSLKSLTLEIDDCEDDNVEWGRGLGEGLARITSLESLTIKCSPMTFKWVHGVGKGLAGNTSLKLLTLGNDCCDDDNDEWGRGLGEGLARNTSLESLTIKVKADFTNHEWEYGLGEGLAGNTSLKSLILETDEHSPSSNECGRGLGEGLARNTSLESLTLKISWGKYVSPKWEQGLGEGLAGNTSLKSLILETDENSPSSNECGRGLGEGLARNTSLESLTLKISWGEYVTSKWEQGLGEGLAGNTSLKSLILEIDVRWPSSNECGRGLGEGLARNTSLESLTLTITGHRAWCNEWGLPLCEYLAENNSLNSLTLTINNYRYMSDQWGVGLAEGLARNTSLKSITLTINNYFYMSSVWGLGLFEGSARNTSLKSITLSINNYGVMKGERRDDIIEGLARNSSLTSMTLAINNYGGMEGEWGHCLFEGLARNTSLNSLTLTANNYGDMSEEGGCALREGLRKRESKTEYDVIVNICGKC is encoded by the exons tgggtgatgaaaaaaagaaggaactTTGTCAACCTTCTCCAGAAGACAAAAAGCCACCACAGCTCAGTTTCAAGCTGAAAAAGCCTGTTGATCTTCCAAAATCCACAGAAACGTGGAATGATGATCAtctgccaattgatattttacTATTGACTGCCGAGAGCTCCGATTTCTTGAACTGTTTCTCCTTTCTGGATCaacctttcaaaagttacaacgTGGAGATTGGTGTTGTGTACTTTGGCCGCATAGGAGATGTCAGTGAtcaagaaaagttaaaggtTGCATTGATGAAATGCTCCATAGGAGCTGCAACCCCACTGGGCTCTTCAACAGTGGTTCAGAAGGCCGTTAGAGTCTTGGGGCCTAAGGCTGTAATTTCAGTGGGAACGTGCATCAGTTTAGGCTTGGAAAAGGCCAGAATTGGAGATGTAGTCATATCTTCGAGGCTCACAACCACAGGGGGATTCAAAACTCCTGCTAGTCCACGTCTTGGCAATCTTGCTCAAGATGCTCCCAACGGGTGGGAGGCTCCATTGAAACATCCAGATGAACGGGAGATTACAGTGCATTGCAATGGTGATATCCTGAGTCTGTCACTGAGAGAGAAGTGTCAAAGTATGAATATTTGTGAGGAATATCCTGAGGCAATTGCGATTGAGACAGAAGGCGAAG GTGTTTATGCAGCTGCTTATGATGCAAACATTGACTGGGTGATCGTGAAAGGTGTTGctagttattttcatcaaagccagTCTGCAACTTCTGAATGGATGTCTTTTGCGAGCGCTATGGCTGCTTCTGTAGTGGCCAAGATCCTAAATGATCCAGTAGTTTTCCGGGAATGGCCGCACTGTAACCAAG TGAGACTGAGCAGCAGTAAAAGTgagaagaagaaacaagaaacgagAGTAAAAAGAGAGAGGA aaaatgatgaagaaaagCCCATTCATCCCTTGGGAACCACAACTCCAAAAAGACAGCGAGAGAATGCAGCCATCCCTGAAA CCGATAGGGAAATCTCTAATGTGGTTGAGTTCCTGAAAAAAGAGTATAACCGAAGAGCTGATTTCAGTCCGCTTCCGTGGAGCAAAGGCATGAAGCTAAAACTTAAAGAAGTCTATACAAAGCTTAGAGTTGTATCCAAAGGGGAAGCAGAAGGTTCGGAGATAGACGTGGATGATATCTTTGGGTCGAGTGAGGAAGATAATGATCCTTTGGTGCTTGTAGAGGGAAGTCCAGGAATTGGCAAAACCACCTTCTGTCTCAAACTTGCTCACGACTGGGCGAATGGTGCAATGCCTGGTAATTTTCCTAGtttcaaacttgtatttttgcTGAAATGCAGGGACATAATTAAAGACGTAGTGGAAGACATTTTTGAGCAGCTTCTACCCGAGGATCgcaaggaaaaaaccaaagaagccCTTGACAATTTCCTTGAGGACTTAAATAATCAGAAACAAACTCTCATCATTTTGGATGGCTTGGACGAGCTCCCAGATCAATCAGAAGATCGTGTGAACAAAGTTCTACgtagaaaaaaattgtcctttTGTTACGTGTTGGCCACAACCCgccaagaaaaaggaatttatACCAGAGAAcaatttaaatttaatatttgCCTTGCGATTGAAGGATTTAGTGAAGAGAATTCATTCGAGTACATAAGGAAACATTTCAGGCGTCTTGGTGCAGAGCATTCATCCAAGGGAGAAAGGCTCATAGAAGAAATAGAAGAGAACCCTTTATTAGATGACATCCGAATTAATCCTTTAAATTTACTTCTCCTTTGCGTTGTTTACGAGGACCATGAAGGAAGTCTGCCATCCTCCTCTACTGATCTTTACCAAACCATTGTGAGGTGCCTTTTGAGAAGATACTGTGCCAGAGAAGAATTAAAGGCTGCTGAAAAGGACGAGGATTTAGACAAACAATTTGAATTACCTATCCTAGCACTTGGGGAGCTTGCTTGGAAATGTCTGTTGAGTGATCGTCTAAGTTTTTACGAAGACGAGTTAGAAGAGTTTGAAAGAAGCAATGAGAACATTGTGGCTCGTAGACTTGGCCTTGTTTACAAggaggaaagtttgaagcgGCTGAAACCACGTCATGCGTAcagctttcttcacaaaacgTTTCAAGAGTATATAGCGGCGGCACACATCGCCCATAAATTTCGAGGAAACGAATTTcagatgttgaagcaaatgctatTTCCTGAGAGCGAGAGTTGGAAATTTAAAcaagtatttgtatttgtatgtgGAATACTGGGCGAGGAGGCAAATATTGTCTTTGAACAGATTGGAAATATGCTACAGAAACAATGGGACTGGTCAAAATGCGAATGGTCCACCGCGAGTTTTTTCGTGGACAGttggaaagaaactggaaacgcTCAAAGAATGGCAAAGACTCTGTGTTCATTCTTGCCCTTTCCACGGCTCCTACCCTTATTGGGAATTGAACATGGCGAAGCCCTTTGTGATATTCTAAAGGAGTGCGCAGAATTTCCCGAGGAAATGACAGTGGCTGAAGTTCACATATCACAGTTCACACTTGGTGATCGTGCTCTCGACCTCTTGAAGCTACCTGGTTTGAAATCTTTGATCTTATACGAATCAATCGACTCTGAGGAGGTTGAGTATCTGAACAAGACCTTCTTAGAAAAGTTGACGTTCGCGTTGTTTTCTGATACTTGGTATGCCGTGTCTGAAGTCCCTGATTTTGGATTGTCATCTGTTCGTCTTAAGATTTGTGGTTCATTGGGCTCATCTTCATTGCAAGAGGTTGAGAATTTGTTGCTAAACAAATGTCTGTGCTCTGTTTCTATTACTGTATGTGGAGATGTAGAGGAATCTCTTCTTGAGGCGCTCGCAAAAGGCCTTgcaggagaaagtgctgtcaaGTTCCTTGACTTGTGCATCAacggaaattttagtttccgtGGAGCTTCTTTATTGGAGCAGGTTATTTTAAGAAATAGATCACTGACAAATATTAAGGTTTCTGTCAACGGGGAACCTCCAGAAAATTGGCAGGCTGTTTCAAAGAGTCTTCGTGCACAATTTGCCGAGAAGGCGAACCTTTCAGAAATTTATCCAAACACCTTGAGCAAAATGAAAGACAGTCAGGTGACACATTTGAGTCGGTTTTTGTCAAAGACTGATTTGAAGCAAAAACTTGCCACTCTAAATGTTTGGGGTGAGTTGAGTGGTGATGGTTGCAAAGCAGTGTGTGAGGTCTTACTACCTACCCCATTGTCTCACCTGACGTTAAATATCCACGGACAATTGACTGATGAAATGCTTCGTTACATAGCAAGATTTGATGAGGAACACGAAAAACTCTCGCCAATAACCATCAACGCTTGGGTTGAAgtgactgaaaaggaaaacaagcttATTAAAGAACTTGGATTGGACAAAAATCCATCATTTTCCTTAAATGTGTGTGGAACCAGTGCACCTTCAAAAGAATCAAGTGATAGCAAAGTTTTCTCTCGTGACGAGCCACAATGTCTCATTGCGTTCTCTGAGAAAGCAACTAAAGGCCCATCTAAGTTTGCAGAAGACACTTCGCagaaatcactcacaatcaaaattaatgaattggaagacggtcttggcgaagggttagcaggaaacacctctctgaaatcacttacactggaaattgacGATTGTGAGGACGATAACGTtgaatggggacgcggtcttggtgagggtctagcaagaatcacctcgctggaatcactcacaatcaagtGTAGTCCCATGACCTTTAAATGGGTACACGGTGTTGGCaaagggttagcaggaaacacctcccTGAAATTGCTTACACTGGGAAATGACTGCTGTGATGACGATAACGAtgaatggggacgcggtcttggtgagggtctagcaagaaacacctcgctggaatcactcacaatcaaagtCAAGGCTGATTTCACGAACCATGAATGGGAATacggtcttggcgaagggttggcaggaaacacctctctgaaatcacttataCTGGAAACTGACGAGCATTCGCCCAGTAGCAATGAATGcggacgcggtcttggtgagggtctagcaagaaacacctctctgGAATCACTCACATTAAAAATAAGTTGGGGTAAATATGTGAGCCCGAAGTGGGAACAAGGTCTTGGtgaagggttagcaggaaacacctctctgaaatcacttataCTGGAAACTGACGAGAATTCGCCCAGTAGCAATGAATGcggacgcggtcttggtgagggtctagcaagaaacacctcgctggaatcactcacattAAAAATAAGTTGGGGTGAATATGTGACCTCGAAGTGGGAACAAGGTCTTGGtgaagggttagcaggaaacacctctctgaaatcacttataCTGGAAATTGACGTGCGTTGGCCCAGTAGCAATGAATGcggacgcggtcttggtgagggtctagcaagaaacacctcgctggaatcactcacattgACTATTACCGGCCATCGTGCCTGGTGCAATGAATGGGGACTCCCTCTTTGCGAGTATTTAGCAGAAAACAACTCTCTGAATTCACTGACACTGACAATTAACAACTATCGATACATGAGCGATCAATGGGGTGTCGGTCTTGCtgagggtttagcaagaaacacaTCTCTGAAGTCAATTACTCTGACCATTAACAACTATTTTTACATGAGCAGCGTATGGGGACTCGGTCTTTTCGAGGGTTCAGCAAGAAACACGTCTCTGAAATCAATCACACTGTCAATTAACAACTATGGTGTCATGAAGGGAGAACGGAGAGACGATATTATCGAGGGTTTAGCAAGGAACTCGTCTCTGACATCAATGACACTAGCAATTAATAACTATGGTGGGATGGAGGGAGAATGGGGACATTGTCTTTtcgagggtttagcaagaaacacctcgctgaaTTCACTGACATTGACAGCCAACAACTATGGTGACATGAGCGAAGAAGGGGGATGCGCTCTTCGCGAGGGTTTGAGAAAGCGCGAGTCTAAAACTGAATATGATGTGATAGTCAACATCTGTGGTAAATGCTGA
- the LOC136890670 gene encoding uncharacterized protein isoform X2 — protein sequence MSFASAMAASVVAKILNDPVVFREWPHCNQVRLSSSKSEKKKQETRVKRERKNDEEKPIHPLGTTTPKRQRENAAIPETDREISNVVEFLKKEYNRRADFSPLPWSKGMKLKLKEVYTKLRVVSKGEAEGSEIDVDDIFGSSEEDNDPLVLVEGSPGIGKTTFCLKLAHDWANGAMPGNFPSFKLVFLLKCRDIIKDVVEDIFEQLLPEDRKEKTKEALDNFLEDLNNQKQTLIILDGLDELPDQSEDRVNKVLRRKKLSFCYVLATTRQEKGIYTREQFKFNICLAIEGFSEENSFEYIRKHFRRLGAEHSSKGERLIEEIEENPLLDDIRINPLNLLLLCVVYEDHEGSLPSSSTDLYQTIVRCLLRRYCAREELKAAEKDEDLDKQFELPILALGELAWKCLLSDRLSFYEDELEEFERSNENIVARRLGLVYKEESLKRLKPRHAYSFLHKTFQEYIAAAHIAHKFRGNEFQMLKQMLFPESESWKFKQVFVFVCGILGEEANIVFEQIGNMLQKQWDWSKCEWSTASFFVDSWKETGNAQRMAKTLCSFLPFPRLLPLLGIEHGEALCDILKECAEFPEEMTVAEVHISQFTLGDRALDLLKLPGLKSLILYESIDSEEVEYLNKTFLEKLTFALFSDTWYAVSEVPDFGLSSVRLKICGSLGSSSLQEVENLLLNKCLCSVSITVCGDVEESLLEALAKGLAGESAVKFLDLCINGNFSFRGASLLEQVILRNRSLTNIKVSVNGEPPENWQAVSKSLRAQFAEKANLSEIYPNTLSKMKDSQVTHLSRFLSKTDLKQKLATLNVWGELSGDGCKAVCEVLLPTPLSHLTLNIHGQLTDEMLRYIARFDEEHEKLSPITINAWVEVTEKENKLIKELGLDKNPSFSLNVCGTSAPSKESSDSKVFSRDEPQCLIAFSEKATKGPSKFAEDTSQKSLTIKINELEDGLGEGLAGNTSLKSLTLEIDDCEDDNVEWGRGLGEGLARITSLESLTIKCSPMTFKWVHGVGKGLAGNTSLKLLTLGNDCCDDDNDEWGRGLGEGLARNTSLESLTIKVKADFTNHEWEYGLGEGLAGNTSLKSLILETDEHSPSSNECGRGLGEGLARNTSLESLTLKISWGKYVSPKWEQGLGEGLAGNTSLKSLILETDENSPSSNECGRGLGEGLARNTSLESLTLKISWGEYVTSKWEQGLGEGLAGNTSLKSLILEIDVRWPSSNECGRGLGEGLARNTSLESLTLTITGHRAWCNEWGLPLCEYLAENNSLNSLTLTINNYRYMSDQWGVGLAEGLARNTSLKSITLTINNYFYMSSVWGLGLFEGSARNTSLKSITLSINNYGVMKGERRDDIIEGLARNSSLTSMTLAINNYGGMEGEWGHCLFEGLARNTSLNSLTLTANNYGDMSEEGGCALREGLRKRESKTEYDVIVNICGKC from the exons ATGTCTTTTGCGAGCGCTATGGCTGCTTCTGTAGTGGCCAAGATCCTAAATGATCCAGTAGTTTTCCGGGAATGGCCGCACTGTAACCAAG TGAGACTGAGCAGCAGTAAAAGTgagaagaagaaacaagaaacgagAGTAAAAAGAGAGAGGA aaaatgatgaagaaaagCCCATTCATCCCTTGGGAACCACAACTCCAAAAAGACAGCGAGAGAATGCAGCCATCCCTGAAA CCGATAGGGAAATCTCTAATGTGGTTGAGTTCCTGAAAAAAGAGTATAACCGAAGAGCTGATTTCAGTCCGCTTCCGTGGAGCAAAGGCATGAAGCTAAAACTTAAAGAAGTCTATACAAAGCTTAGAGTTGTATCCAAAGGGGAAGCAGAAGGTTCGGAGATAGACGTGGATGATATCTTTGGGTCGAGTGAGGAAGATAATGATCCTTTGGTGCTTGTAGAGGGAAGTCCAGGAATTGGCAAAACCACCTTCTGTCTCAAACTTGCTCACGACTGGGCGAATGGTGCAATGCCTGGTAATTTTCCTAGtttcaaacttgtatttttgcTGAAATGCAGGGACATAATTAAAGACGTAGTGGAAGACATTTTTGAGCAGCTTCTACCCGAGGATCgcaaggaaaaaaccaaagaagccCTTGACAATTTCCTTGAGGACTTAAATAATCAGAAACAAACTCTCATCATTTTGGATGGCTTGGACGAGCTCCCAGATCAATCAGAAGATCGTGTGAACAAAGTTCTACgtagaaaaaaattgtcctttTGTTACGTGTTGGCCACAACCCgccaagaaaaaggaatttatACCAGAGAAcaatttaaatttaatatttgCCTTGCGATTGAAGGATTTAGTGAAGAGAATTCATTCGAGTACATAAGGAAACATTTCAGGCGTCTTGGTGCAGAGCATTCATCCAAGGGAGAAAGGCTCATAGAAGAAATAGAAGAGAACCCTTTATTAGATGACATCCGAATTAATCCTTTAAATTTACTTCTCCTTTGCGTTGTTTACGAGGACCATGAAGGAAGTCTGCCATCCTCCTCTACTGATCTTTACCAAACCATTGTGAGGTGCCTTTTGAGAAGATACTGTGCCAGAGAAGAATTAAAGGCTGCTGAAAAGGACGAGGATTTAGACAAACAATTTGAATTACCTATCCTAGCACTTGGGGAGCTTGCTTGGAAATGTCTGTTGAGTGATCGTCTAAGTTTTTACGAAGACGAGTTAGAAGAGTTTGAAAGAAGCAATGAGAACATTGTGGCTCGTAGACTTGGCCTTGTTTACAAggaggaaagtttgaagcgGCTGAAACCACGTCATGCGTAcagctttcttcacaaaacgTTTCAAGAGTATATAGCGGCGGCACACATCGCCCATAAATTTCGAGGAAACGAATTTcagatgttgaagcaaatgctatTTCCTGAGAGCGAGAGTTGGAAATTTAAAcaagtatttgtatttgtatgtgGAATACTGGGCGAGGAGGCAAATATTGTCTTTGAACAGATTGGAAATATGCTACAGAAACAATGGGACTGGTCAAAATGCGAATGGTCCACCGCGAGTTTTTTCGTGGACAGttggaaagaaactggaaacgcTCAAAGAATGGCAAAGACTCTGTGTTCATTCTTGCCCTTTCCACGGCTCCTACCCTTATTGGGAATTGAACATGGCGAAGCCCTTTGTGATATTCTAAAGGAGTGCGCAGAATTTCCCGAGGAAATGACAGTGGCTGAAGTTCACATATCACAGTTCACACTTGGTGATCGTGCTCTCGACCTCTTGAAGCTACCTGGTTTGAAATCTTTGATCTTATACGAATCAATCGACTCTGAGGAGGTTGAGTATCTGAACAAGACCTTCTTAGAAAAGTTGACGTTCGCGTTGTTTTCTGATACTTGGTATGCCGTGTCTGAAGTCCCTGATTTTGGATTGTCATCTGTTCGTCTTAAGATTTGTGGTTCATTGGGCTCATCTTCATTGCAAGAGGTTGAGAATTTGTTGCTAAACAAATGTCTGTGCTCTGTTTCTATTACTGTATGTGGAGATGTAGAGGAATCTCTTCTTGAGGCGCTCGCAAAAGGCCTTgcaggagaaagtgctgtcaaGTTCCTTGACTTGTGCATCAacggaaattttagtttccgtGGAGCTTCTTTATTGGAGCAGGTTATTTTAAGAAATAGATCACTGACAAATATTAAGGTTTCTGTCAACGGGGAACCTCCAGAAAATTGGCAGGCTGTTTCAAAGAGTCTTCGTGCACAATTTGCCGAGAAGGCGAACCTTTCAGAAATTTATCCAAACACCTTGAGCAAAATGAAAGACAGTCAGGTGACACATTTGAGTCGGTTTTTGTCAAAGACTGATTTGAAGCAAAAACTTGCCACTCTAAATGTTTGGGGTGAGTTGAGTGGTGATGGTTGCAAAGCAGTGTGTGAGGTCTTACTACCTACCCCATTGTCTCACCTGACGTTAAATATCCACGGACAATTGACTGATGAAATGCTTCGTTACATAGCAAGATTTGATGAGGAACACGAAAAACTCTCGCCAATAACCATCAACGCTTGGGTTGAAgtgactgaaaaggaaaacaagcttATTAAAGAACTTGGATTGGACAAAAATCCATCATTTTCCTTAAATGTGTGTGGAACCAGTGCACCTTCAAAAGAATCAAGTGATAGCAAAGTTTTCTCTCGTGACGAGCCACAATGTCTCATTGCGTTCTCTGAGAAAGCAACTAAAGGCCCATCTAAGTTTGCAGAAGACACTTCGCagaaatcactcacaatcaaaattaatgaattggaagacggtcttggcgaagggttagcaggaaacacctctctgaaatcacttacactggaaattgacGATTGTGAGGACGATAACGTtgaatggggacgcggtcttggtgagggtctagcaagaatcacctcgctggaatcactcacaatcaagtGTAGTCCCATGACCTTTAAATGGGTACACGGTGTTGGCaaagggttagcaggaaacacctcccTGAAATTGCTTACACTGGGAAATGACTGCTGTGATGACGATAACGAtgaatggggacgcggtcttggtgagggtctagcaagaaacacctcgctggaatcactcacaatcaaagtCAAGGCTGATTTCACGAACCATGAATGGGAATacggtcttggcgaagggttggcaggaaacacctctctgaaatcacttataCTGGAAACTGACGAGCATTCGCCCAGTAGCAATGAATGcggacgcggtcttggtgagggtctagcaagaaacacctctctgGAATCACTCACATTAAAAATAAGTTGGGGTAAATATGTGAGCCCGAAGTGGGAACAAGGTCTTGGtgaagggttagcaggaaacacctctctgaaatcacttataCTGGAAACTGACGAGAATTCGCCCAGTAGCAATGAATGcggacgcggtcttggtgagggtctagcaagaaacacctcgctggaatcactcacattAAAAATAAGTTGGGGTGAATATGTGACCTCGAAGTGGGAACAAGGTCTTGGtgaagggttagcaggaaacacctctctgaaatcacttataCTGGAAATTGACGTGCGTTGGCCCAGTAGCAATGAATGcggacgcggtcttggtgagggtctagcaagaaacacctcgctggaatcactcacattgACTATTACCGGCCATCGTGCCTGGTGCAATGAATGGGGACTCCCTCTTTGCGAGTATTTAGCAGAAAACAACTCTCTGAATTCACTGACACTGACAATTAACAACTATCGATACATGAGCGATCAATGGGGTGTCGGTCTTGCtgagggtttagcaagaaacacaTCTCTGAAGTCAATTACTCTGACCATTAACAACTATTTTTACATGAGCAGCGTATGGGGACTCGGTCTTTTCGAGGGTTCAGCAAGAAACACGTCTCTGAAATCAATCACACTGTCAATTAACAACTATGGTGTCATGAAGGGAGAACGGAGAGACGATATTATCGAGGGTTTAGCAAGGAACTCGTCTCTGACATCAATGACACTAGCAATTAATAACTATGGTGGGATGGAGGGAGAATGGGGACATTGTCTTTtcgagggtttagcaagaaacacctcgctgaaTTCACTGACATTGACAGCCAACAACTATGGTGACATGAGCGAAGAAGGGGGATGCGCTCTTCGCGAGGGTTTGAGAAAGCGCGAGTCTAAAACTGAATATGATGTGATAGTCAACATCTGTGGTAAATGCTGA